Below is a genomic region from Methanomethylovorans hollandica DSM 15978.
TAGAAGGCTTTTGTTTCTCCTCGCTAACGACAATATTGCCATGATATTATAATTTAATTACTAGTGTTTTTCTGCTTCTTTGAAATGTGGAATTTACCGAAGTAGAAAATTCCAATTAGAAATACGATGACTCCTATAACTGTCAAGTATATTGATAGGTTAAAGAAACTTGCGATTATAACAATCAAAGATCCAATTGATACTAAAAGCAAACCAATATTCTGCATGTTCTTTGAACTATTCTCTAGCATATTATCACAATCTTGACTTAAAGTACTATTTTGTAGTGTGCGCACACCTTATATGTTGATTGATCTAAGCATTAGAGTGAGAATGTGTCTGCACCAACCAATGCCCAAGCTACACTTGCTGGAATTGTTGCATAGCCAGCTGTTACAAGTATTGATATAACTACGCTTGCAGTACCAGCAGCAAGTATAGCCCAAACCAACCAGTTAGGTGGATGGTATATACCAACTTGTGCAAGTATACCGACAACAGACGCAGCTGCCATTAACACCATATATTTTTCACCTCCACATGTTTGAATGTTGAGCTAATTAGCAACAAATCATGGAGATCATTCTATATAAAATGACAATGTGCATGTAAGTTATCTAAAGTATGTGTAACTTTATATATAAGTATATGTGTAGGTATGTTTATTTTTTTCTATAATATGTGATATTTAGGTATCCTCTAAAATACTCAACAAAAGATTATTTTCGTGGAGAGCAGAAGAAGCACGAGTAAATAAAAAGTTGTGAAACGAGATCATTTTTCAAAATTAACAGTTAACGCAATTGAAGTTATAAAAATAGTAAAAAAATGATTTAATCGTTAAAAGTATCCTGTTTCGAAATATAATTAGTGATTATGTTGTGGTGTGCGCACACCTTATATGTTGATTGATTTAAGCATTAGAGTGAGAACGAATTAGCACCAACCAATGCCCAAGCTACACTTGCTGGAATTGTTGCATAGCCAGCTGTTACGAGTATTGATATAACTACGCTTGCAGTGCCTGCAGCAAGTATTGCCCAAACTAACCAGTTAGGGGGATGGTATATACCAACCTGTGCAAGTATACTGACAACAGACGCAGCTGCCATTAATACCATATATTTTCACCTCCGTATGTTTAAATGTTGAGCTAATTAGCAATAAGTCATGGAGAATCATTGTATATAAAATAACAATGTGTATGTACGTAGTCTAGAATGGATGTAACTTAATATACAAGTAGATATGTAGACATGCATTTTTTTATATATTGATTACGATATATTTGGATAATCTTAAATACTTTACAACAGCTTACCTTTCTGTTAAACATATAAAATAATATAATTAATTGTTTAAGGTAAGACTTCACGTTATGGGCATACACAAACTAATCTACTGTGTTAGTTGTAAAATCATAATAAGATGGGAATGGAGGATTATGTGAGATTAATCTGGCATTAATGCTAAAATATATTAAATTGTGGTAAACTCGTGGAGACTAACGGTGGTGGTGTTGGAATCTAATTGTGCATTAATATCCTTTAGATCTGCGAGCACCCATATACAAGAAAAGATATTAAAGGGTGTAAATAGTGGAACAAGAAGTTATTTTAGACAGGCAAATAAAGGATTGTGATCCGAAGCTAATCCGTTCTTTAATGAGAAGTGAAGTTAGGAAATCTATTCTATTATATTTGTATGATATTTATCCTCTATCATCGTATCCTGCTGAGATTGCTCGTCGTGTAAATGCGAATCCAATCAATGTAATTGGAGCTATTAAAGGGGTTAAGACTCGTTATAATTGCTCAAGCTCACTGCTTCATCTTGGGATAATTTCAGTGATCGAGGACAATGGATTGAAATTTTATCAAATATCTGAAACAGGAATTGAATTGGCTAAACATTTGATAGAAATATCAGATTGAACTACAACTCATTGAAATGTTTACGCTGCTTTCTATAAAGGAGATACATAAACAATGTTGGATATAAAAGGTGTTCTGCTTGATCCGAATGATTTTTTCAGAAAGAAGACTAATGAAAAAGTAAGCTTAAAGGAACCATTTTTTATTGTATTGATTAACAGTATTATTGCTGTAATATCAAGTATGCTAGTAATGAAAAAAGTCATGACTATGCTTCCATCTGAGATATCAACGTATATGGTTCCAGGTTTAGCAGTTGGTACAATCGTAGGCATAATTGCATCATTTTCGTTCTGGTTGATTTTTTCGGGTATCATTTATGTTATTTCAAGTCGTTTTAACTCGAGTGGTTCGTTTAAAAGAACAATAGAATTTGTTGGTTATGGGTATATTCCAAAGGCCTTTGCAGCATTTATTGGGTTATTGGTATTGTATTTGATACTACCCTCAATAGATGTCTCGACACAAAATTCACAGTTAATGCAACAAAGCATCGATCAGTTGATTTCGCATAATCCATTATTATGGATATATCAGTTTGTAGGAATTCTGTGTGCTTTGTGGAGTGCAAATATTTGGATTTTTGCGACTTCATATGCTAGAAAAATATCGGTAAAAAATGCTTTTTTTTCACTGCTGATCCCTGTTGGACTTGCGCTTGTATATAGTACATATAATTTGGTAAATTCGATAACATGATGCAAAGAGAAAATTACAGATATATTTTATTTTGGCATTGTTAATTAAACATCGCTAACTCTTTATTTCTATATTTCATTAAGAGGATAACAGAATACTTCAGCATTTCAATACTCTTTGTATAACACTTGGACTTTCTTCTCAATCTTGCCAGAAAGTGTCTCAATATGCTGTTATATCCTTCAACAGTATATGTTTCAGCTTTGGATTGAGTATGAATAGTTTCTGGAAGAAACTCTGCATATGCCTTCCAGTGATCAGTCATCACTTCGCCTATCTTCTTCCTCTCTAACTTTTCCCAAAGTTGTTGTCCGGTTTCCGTTCCTCTGCTACCAAAAGAGCAGTCGATGAACTTTTTCCCAACTCTATCAACAGCAATCCAGATCCAGCAGTATTTTTTTTGTTCCCGATGTAGGTGTGCATCTCATCAAATTCAACGATATTTATCTCATTTTCACTCTTCAAGTCCTCCATATCCTTACCATATTTCTTTATCCAATTTTGTACAGAAACATGGCTGACCCCTAATATACGTCCTATTGAACGAAATCCTAATCCCTCCAGATAGAGTTGCAAAGCCTGCCGTTTAACAAAAGCAGAGCTTGCAGTTGATTTGAGCTCTACTGAATAGTTATATCCACAATCATGACATTGGTATCGTTGGCGTTCACTTATTTTTCCGTTCTTTTTATGATTAGGGCTTTTACACCTGGGACAGTTCATGCAGAACTATAAGTCCTAATAACATATAACCATGTTTACTTACCAATGCCTTTATTTTTAATTATTCTGACTCTGGTTGTCACTCCTGTTAAAGGGGAGACAACTATCAGACCAACTGTAGTTGTAGATTATGAAATCGATCCAGCTGTATATATGCCAGGGGATAATGGCACAGTTACGATAATACTCGAAAATAAGGCAGACGGAGAGGTTTATGTTCAGGAAGAAGATGAGACTTTTGATATGAATGCCTATATTTCAAGTGCAATTGTCGGAGGGGATAAAGATATTGAAGTTTTGGACAGCGGTTACTCAAATATTGGTCTTCTAGGTCCAGGCGATACGATAAAATTGGTTTTTAATATTCAAGTTAAATCAAATGCTTCTAATGGTGTCCACTTTTTGTATTTTGATTTAATTGGCGGAAGTAATATGGATGATTTTAACTACAAGATCCCAATAACAGTTGATGACAGGAATATTCAATTGATAATGGCAAATTATCCATCGGTTGTAATTAATGAAGTATCAACAATAAGTGTTGATATTGCTAATATACGCCCTAATTCTGTATCCAACGTTATTGTAAAACCTATAGGAAAGGATATCTCCTTTACCCCATCTGAAGTTTTTATTGGAACTATTTCCGGAGGAAACAAATCCAATATATCATTTAATATGAATACTGTTGGATTGAATCCAGGATCCAAAGATATCTCATTTTTAGTTTCATATTACAATGGAAATAATTATCATAGTCTAGAGGGACCAAAAACATCTATAAACGTAATGAACCAATCTGAATTGCTTTTATCCGATGTTAGTATTGAAAATATAGGCAGCAAATATACAATTACAGGGAATCTTAACAACGTTGGAATTAAGGATGTAAAAAATGTAGTGATATCTGTCCTTAAATCTGATAACATTGAGCCTTTACAGCCAAATGTACGTTATTTTATAGGTTCCCTGGAAGCAGATGATTTCGGTAGTTTTGAATTATCAGCTCAGGTTAATTCCTTAAATAAATCTAGTATTCCAGTTCAGATAGAATATAGAAACATAGATAATGCCTATACTCATGTTACTGAATCGATTGATTTAGAGAGCAGTATACCTGATCAGAACTCTCAGGTTTTATCTAATAATACTACTATTTTGCCAATTGCAGTTATTGTTGCATTATTATTGTGTGTTGGAATCGTGGGTATTATCAGAAATTCTTGGAAAAAAAGGGAAAATATCTAATCAGTGATTTTGATGCAAAACAATATTCTTGAATTGAGAGATGTAACAAAAATATACAAGATGGGGTCTTGTGATATTCGTGCTTTGAATAAAATCAATATCTCGATTAAAAAAGGGGATTTTGTAACGATCATGGGTCCTTCGGGTTCTGGAAAATCTACGCTTCTTAATATGATAGGTTGTCTCGATCTCCCGACTGAAGGAACAATCAGATTGAATAATCAAGATTTATCTACTCTCGATGACGATGAGCTAACGATAATTCGTAGGGATAATATTGGATTCATTTTCCAGCAGTTTAATCTGATACAAACGCTGACGGCAATTGAAAACATTGAAATGCCAATGATTTTCAGTAAAGAATCTGCACATGAACGAAGAAATAAAGCACTTCTATTGCTTGAATGTGCAAATCTAGAACAAAAATATATGGATCATAAACCAAGAGAACTTTCAGGAGGTCAGCAGCAACGAGTTGCAATAGCTCGTGCTCTTGCAAATAATCCCCCTATTATTCTTGCAGACGAGCCAACTGGAAATCTAGATACTAAAACTGGCCATAGTGTAATGGAACTTTTAAGGGATTTATGTAATAAAGGCAAAACTGTGATTGTTGTTACTCATGATTCAAGGCTTGTTGAATATTCAAATCGAGTGATTGAAATAAAAGATGGTGACGTATGCAGCGTATAATTAATATTGGAAATATGTATGCAGAATTAGCAAAAAGAAATCTGCAACGTCATAATGCACGTACAATTCTGGCAACAATAGGAATAATAATTGGTGTAATTGCTATTTCATCGACTGGAATTCTGGGAAATAGCCTAAAATTATCTGTTACTAAGTCCCTTGGAGAAGCAGGTAATGAAATTATCTTATATCCTGCATATGGTGAATCAGGTATATCTGATAAACAGATAAATCAGGTATCTAAAGTTGAAGGTATTGAGCGTCTAATCCCGATTTTATCGAATAGTATAGAGGTATCAAACAGTGATGAATCAACCTATGCCACAATATATGGTGTTAGTAAAGATGATCTATATTATTTAGTAGAAATCGATACAGGACGTTTTTTTTCAAGCGATTCAAAAGATTGTGTGATTGGTTCAAGTTTAGCTGAGTCATTGAATATAAAAACAGGTGACAAATTAACGTTTAATGAATTCAAATATAGAGTGGTTGGTATACTCAAAGAGGAAGGATTTGGTATTGGGATAAGTCCAGATAATGCAATTTTTGTTGCTCCAGAAAGGTATAATAATTTGTATGATGACCAGGATGATGGATATACATCTGTAGTTTTGAAAATAAAAGATATTCATGATATTGAAAGTGTAAAAGAATCTATAGATGAAAGATTAAATAAAAAAGAAGATGTTGTAGAGGTATTAGCAACCGATACCATGTTAAAAAGTATAAATACAATATTTACTTCGATTTCTTTGTTTTTAATGGGTATAGGATCTATTTCATTACTAGTAGCAGGTGTTGGAATTTTGAATGTTATGTTGATGTCTGCAATGGAACGCACGAAAGAAATAGGGATAATGAAAGCTGTAGGAGCATCTAGAAATGATATTCTCAAAATGTTTATTCTGGAAGCACTCTTTTTAGGGATACTTGCGAGCCTTATATGTGGTGTGTTAAGCTTTGGAGTTGGGCTCTTCGTAGATCTTCTTATACTAAAGGATCTTTCATATTTGTTTATGCCATCAACGATTTTGTACATAATCGTTGGAATTGCATTTGGGATTCTTACAAGTCTTGTTGGTGGTGTCTACCCGGCCTGGAAAGCATCAAAAATGCATCCATTAAACGCACTTCGGTACGATTAATCTAATCCGGAGGATTTCCGAATATACCAAAAATATACTATTATCGGAGTGAACTACCATCCTGTTCAACGGGCGGTAGTTCACTGTCATATAATTTTTTATTAAACTGTCTTTTTTGTAACATATGGGACTTAATAACGATACATCGAACCAGAATATAAAAAGATATATATGTATTAAATTATATTATTATATTGCTTGCATGTATTTGGAATTCAAGCTGACAATTAAGTTGGTTTGAATATCCAATTCATTTTTCGTGTTAATATAAATTCAATTTTAGAAATATTGTACATTTCGGCCTTAAATTAGACAATAATTATAGATTATTTGACATAATCTTAAATAGTATTGACAATATCCGTCTCTTCATGGCAAATACAACTGATTTGAAAGACAAAATTATTGATTTACTAAAAAGCTCTAAAAACGCTCTATCAGCAGCAGATATCTATAATAATCCCCAGATAAAAAAAGATAGACGACTTATCGATTACCATTTAAAAAAACTTGTAGAACAGGAATTCATTCAGAAATCGGATGACAAAAAATACTCTATTAATGTAGACAAAGTAGAGGATATAAGGTATCTGTCTAATAAGATTCTATCTTTACTAATGGAAAAGGAATGTAGTCCTAAAGAAATCGAAATGGAATTGTACTATGAAGAGGGGACAATATTTCGTGCTATTAGTTTTCTTGAAACTGAAGGTTTTATAAAAGAAGGAAAGGAATCGCTTAAGAAAAGAAACTATGTTCCTAGAAAAGGGAGAACAACTCTTGTCATAAGTCATTTCAGAGAATCAACATACACTCCTACTTATTTAGGATATTCGAAGATAGGATATTGCCCATTGTGCAAACAGAAAATACGTAACGAAGAAGTTATAGTAGTTTCTTTCAAGCATTCGGATCTAGGTATAACAAGCGTTAATCCATGGGTATCAATAAAGATCCATTCAAAATGTATGTCAAAATCTAAAGCATATGAAGAAACATATCATGAAATTGAATCATCAATGGTATGCTCTTATTGTGGCTTACCCCTGACCCCTAAGACACTGCCTGATATTAAAATTGGTTATAAACAACTGATTAATTACTTTTCAGAATACGAATTTGACTCTATCCGTTTGCTTGAAGACATTAAACATAGCTGGAAAGTTCCTTTTAGCCCCCCCGGAATTAAAGATAAGTACAAAATTCATCCTGACAACTCGACTATAAAAGGAGTTTATGAAACAGCACAAATCCAGATGCCTGAATGGTTGAGTGATCGAATCGAAGAAGATAAGAGCCTTCCTCAAGAATCATATGAATATATTTGCGATAAGCTTCGCGAATGTTTCACTGCAGTCTTTGAACAAGATCTTTCGATGTTATCAAATGCAGAAAAATTTCTAAAACTCCTTAAGGAGTATCGCTCAGAAATTCCAGATGGATACGATTTGAATAACAGGAGTAAAGAAATATGGAGTACAGCTTGTCAAATTAAAAACAATTATGAGCAGAATATCCAAATGCATTACAGTAAATTACTTGGTCCAGCTGCCAGTGTACATTCTTGCATCGATTGGGCTTTCGATGCAGAAGATTATGATTTTGATAAGATTATAGCAAGAGGCCTGAATTTTGAGAAAACATTGCCTCCTGTTGCTCAAACGTTTGCAATAAAACATGGTGAAGGGTATTATCATCCATATTGTGCTGATAAGCTCGGACTAAATTACATTCATCGCGATGAAAAAAGAGTCAAAGGAGGTGAAGAAGAACGACTAAAAAAGCCGGTATGACAAAAGGAGATGCGGCAAGAATCCAATCTCATGCTGATAGAACTGGTAAGAATCAGGATTTCAAGGCAAGAGCACAATCTGCTGCAGATAAAAAGTGAAATAGACTTCATGGAAGGCGAATGCTTTCCATGTATTTTCATACTCTATGTAAAAACAATAGCTTAAGGAGATAAATCTGTAAAAATT
It encodes:
- a CDS encoding YIP1 family protein, whose translation is MLDIKGVLLDPNDFFRKKTNEKVSLKEPFFIVLINSIIAVISSMLVMKKVMTMLPSEISTYMVPGLAVGTIVGIIASFSFWLIFSGIIYVISSRFNSSGSFKRTIEFVGYGYIPKAFAAFIGLLVLYLILPSIDVSTQNSQLMQQSIDQLISHNPLLWIYQFVGILCALWSANIWIFATSYARKISVKNAFFSLLIPVGLALVYSTYNLVNSIT
- a CDS encoding ABC transporter permease codes for the protein MQRIINIGNMYAELAKRNLQRHNARTILATIGIIIGVIAISSTGILGNSLKLSVTKSLGEAGNEIILYPAYGESGISDKQINQVSKVEGIERLIPILSNSIEVSNSDESTYATIYGVSKDDLYYLVEIDTGRFFSSDSKDCVIGSSLAESLNIKTGDKLTFNEFKYRVVGILKEEGFGIGISPDNAIFVAPERYNNLYDDQDDGYTSVVLKIKDIHDIESVKESIDERLNKKEDVVEVLATDTMLKSINTIFTSISLFLMGIGSISLLVAGVGILNVMLMSAMERTKEIGIMKAVGASRNDILKMFILEALFLGILASLICGVLSFGVGLFVDLLILKDLSYLFMPSTILYIIVGIAFGILTSLVGGVYPAWKASKMHPLNALRYD
- a CDS encoding ABC transporter ATP-binding protein translates to MQNNILELRDVTKIYKMGSCDIRALNKINISIKKGDFVTIMGPSGSGKSTLLNMIGCLDLPTEGTIRLNNQDLSTLDDDELTIIRRDNIGFIFQQFNLIQTLTAIENIEMPMIFSKESAHERRNKALLLLECANLEQKYMDHKPRELSGGQQQRVAIARALANNPPIILADEPTGNLDTKTGHSVMELLRDLCNKGKTVIVVTHDSRLVEYSNRVIEIKDGDVCSV
- a CDS encoding COG1361 S-layer family protein; amino-acid sequence: MPLFLIILTLVVTPVKGETTIRPTVVVDYEIDPAVYMPGDNGTVTIILENKADGEVYVQEEDETFDMNAYISSAIVGGDKDIEVLDSGYSNIGLLGPGDTIKLVFNIQVKSNASNGVHFLYFDLIGGSNMDDFNYKIPITVDDRNIQLIMANYPSVVINEVSTISVDIANIRPNSVSNVIVKPIGKDISFTPSEVFIGTISGGNKSNISFNMNTVGLNPGSKDISFLVSYYNGNNYHSLEGPKTSINVMNQSELLLSDVSIENIGSKYTITGNLNNVGIKDVKNVVISVLKSDNIEPLQPNVRYFIGSLEADDFGSFELSAQVNSLNKSSIPVQIEYRNIDNAYTHVTESIDLESSIPDQNSQVLSNNTTILPIAVIVALLLCVGIVGIIRNSWKKRENI
- a CDS encoding putative transcriptional regulator produces the protein MEQEVILDRQIKDCDPKLIRSLMRSEVRKSILLYLYDIYPLSSYPAEIARRVNANPINVIGAIKGVKTRYNCSSSLLHLGIISVIEDNGLKFYQISETGIELAKHLIEISD
- a CDS encoding IS1 family transposase (programmed frameshift), yielding MNCPRCKSPNHKKNGKISERQRYQCHDCGYNYSVELKSTASSAFVKRQALQLYLEGLGFRSIGRILGVSHVSVQNWIKKYGKDMEDLKSENEINIVEFDEMHTYIGNKKYCWIWIAVDRVGKKFIDCSFGSRGTETGQQLWEKLERKKIGEVMTDHWKAYAEFLPETIHTQSKAETYTVEGYNSILRHFLARLRRKSKCYTKSIEMLKYSVILLMKYRNKELAMFN